Proteins from one methanogenic archaeon mixed culture ISO4-G1 genomic window:
- a CDS encoding pyrroline-5-carboxylate reductase ProC, with the protein MSKSIGFIGAGKMAEALIGGLIAKGVFAKEDICACAPSEKTRKHIASEYGIEMYQTAKELVGKTDLIVLAVKPKNVDGLFTEEGVVIGEGKTVISIVAGLTLSKMDSYVPDAKKIRVMPNHCCMVLEGAMGYTCDPTVKDSDKKKIAKILSAVGLAVEVPESQMDAVTGIAGSSPAFMYMVIDAMADAGVLNGLKRDQAVQLAAQSMLGAAKMVLETGKHPDQLRDEVCSPGGTTIVGVKILEDLGLRSAMSSAVDGTIEKSRQMSQQ; encoded by the coding sequence ATGTCCAAGAGCATCGGGTTCATAGGTGCAGGCAAGATGGCGGAGGCGCTGATCGGCGGCCTCATCGCCAAGGGCGTCTTCGCCAAGGAAGACATCTGCGCCTGCGCACCGAGCGAGAAAACGAGGAAGCACATCGCCTCCGAATACGGTATCGAGATGTACCAGACCGCCAAGGAGCTCGTAGGCAAGACCGACCTCATCGTCCTTGCGGTGAAGCCCAAGAACGTGGACGGCCTGTTCACCGAGGAGGGCGTGGTCATAGGCGAGGGGAAGACCGTCATAAGCATAGTAGCAGGGCTCACCCTGAGTAAGATGGATTCCTATGTGCCAGATGCTAAAAAGATCAGGGTCATGCCCAACCACTGCTGCATGGTATTGGAGGGTGCGATGGGCTACACGTGCGACCCCACGGTGAAGGATTCCGACAAGAAGAAGATCGCTAAGATCCTCTCCGCGGTGGGACTCGCGGTCGAGGTACCGGAGTCGCAGATGGATGCGGTCACCGGGATCGCGGGAAGCTCTCCCGCCTTCATGTACATGGTCATCGACGCCATGGCGGACGCAGGGGTCCTCAACGGGCTCAAGCGCGACCAGGCCGTGCAGCTGGCGGCACAGTCCATGCTCGGAGCGGCGAAGATGGTCCTCGAGACCGGTAAGCACCCTGACCAGCTCAGGGACGAGGTGTGCTCGCCCGGCGGAACGACCATCGTGGGGGTCAAGATCCTTGAGGACCTGGGGCTCCGTTCCGCGATGTCATCGGCCGTCGACGGCACGATAGAGAAATCCCGTCAGATGAGCCAACAGTGA
- a CDS encoding F420 dehydrogenase subunit A FpoA: MYYMPLAFVALLTFAFGPLAWLVSRFLRPEKPTQWMEQTYECGSEPIGDAHVQFRFQYYTFALIFVVFDLVATFLLMWAIAFGGLSASAQLMMILFFGIMVLGVAYSLKKEAEVWI; this comes from the coding sequence ATGTACTACATGCCGTTGGCCTTTGTGGCGTTGCTGACGTTCGCATTCGGCCCGCTCGCATGGTTGGTTTCGAGGTTCTTGAGGCCTGAGAAACCCACTCAGTGGATGGAACAGACCTATGAGTGCGGTTCGGAACCTATCGGAGACGCACATGTGCAGTTCAGATTCCAGTACTACACATTCGCGCTGATTTTCGTGGTATTTGATCTGGTGGCGACATTCCTCCTGATGTGGGCAATCGCATTCGGCGGACTCTCGGCATCAGCTCAGCTCATGATGATCCTGTTCTTCGGTATCATGGTCTTAGGAGTCGCATACTCTCTCAAAAAGGAGGCGGAAGTATGGATATGA
- a CDS encoding F420 dehydrogenase subunit B FpoB: MDMSLYPHAVAMSADEFMTWSDAIINDLLSTGTKKTVDKLTGPIWAWGMKNSMHPLHWGLACCALEMAAASAPRYDAERYGMIYRSSPRQTDILLVNGWISKKIRPDLRRLYEMIPNPKWVVAMGECAISGGPWYDSYNCVQGLDQIVPVDVYIPGCPARPDAMIDGFMLLQKKIENYFRRGNFMED; the protein is encoded by the coding sequence ATGGATATGAGCCTATACCCCCATGCAGTAGCAATGAGCGCTGATGAGTTCATGACATGGTCGGACGCGATCATCAATGACCTCCTCAGCACCGGAACAAAGAAGACTGTCGACAAGCTGACCGGGCCGATCTGGGCATGGGGTATGAAGAACTCGATGCACCCTCTGCACTGGGGACTTGCCTGCTGTGCTCTGGAGATGGCGGCCGCGTCCGCTCCCAGGTACGATGCGGAGCGTTACGGTATGATCTACCGTTCGTCACCCAGGCAGACCGATATCCTTCTGGTCAACGGCTGGATCTCCAAGAAGATCCGTCCCGACCTCAGGCGTCTCTACGAGATGATCCCGAACCCCAAGTGGGTCGTGGCCATGGGAGAGTGCGCCATCTCTGGAGGACCCTGGTACGACTCCTACAACTGCGTACAGGGACTGGACCAGATCGTCCCCGTGGACGTGTACATCCCCGGATGTCCCGCACGTCCCGACGCGATGATCGACGGTTTCATGCTGCTCCAGAAGAAGATCGAGAACTACTTCCGCAGAGGAAACTTCATGGAGGACTGA
- a CDS encoding F420 dehydrogenase subunit C FpoC has translation MAEVIQAPTIEQITSALTKEFSGVEIISTEERRVKAKCPREISHDVCQFIHDNLTFEHCSVVTAVDYIDHLMVVYLLSNYYTGIMIDLDVDVPADDLHIPCVTDIWEGANWHERETWELFGIVFDNHPRLERLLTPSTYEFFPFRKSYKLRSQE, from the coding sequence ATGGCAGAAGTCATTCAGGCACCCACCATCGAGCAGATCACCTCTGCACTCACCAAAGAATTCTCCGGTGTCGAGATCATCTCGACGGAGGAGCGCAGGGTGAAGGCCAAATGTCCCAGGGAAATTTCCCACGACGTTTGCCAGTTCATCCACGACAACCTGACATTCGAGCACTGCTCGGTCGTCACAGCCGTGGACTACATCGACCACCTGATGGTCGTATACCTTCTCTCCAACTACTACACCGGAATCATGATCGACCTCGACGTCGACGTTCCGGCCGATGACCTGCACATCCCCTGTGTCACGGACATCTGGGAGGGAGCCAACTGGCACGAGAGGGAGACATGGGAGCTCTTCGGAATCGTGTTCGACAACCACCCGAGGCTTGAGAGACTGCTCACGCCCAGCACATACGAGTTCTTCCCCTTCAGGAAGTCCTACAAACTCAGGAGTCAGGAGTGA
- a CDS encoding F420 dehydrogenase subunit D FpoD, with product MADSLVPVLEAQEKMDTDKMWVIWGPQHPFSHGLWTLKLKIDGEFCIDADPIVGYLHRGWEKETENRDYARIIPMTDRLCYCASMTYSHLYCMTVEKALGIDIPEKAKYIRIVADEVCRIQSHLMWLAAVGTDMGNLTVFLWAMREREYFLDLNVKLCGQRMTTNFPRIGGVRNDTTELFDRDILRTVDRFEKAMWDIIYLIDDSSVFVSRMRKISYLTREQCANMGLTGPAMRGCGVDFDIRRDDPYDNYDKVDFEVPVLNKESKVGDTYDRYMIRIEEMFQSCDIIRQAVQKINALGKNAPYRIKTPTKVPAGTTFGRLEDPRGESIMYLASDGTDKPYRLKVRSPIFTNVSCSKVMCQGVRIADVPAVLAQIDMCLGETDR from the coding sequence ATGGCAGATTCACTTGTACCGGTTTTGGAAGCACAAGAGAAGATGGACACAGACAAGATGTGGGTCATCTGGGGACCTCAGCACCCCTTCTCCCACGGTCTCTGGACACTCAAGCTCAAGATCGACGGAGAGTTCTGTATCGACGCCGACCCCATCGTGGGATACCTTCACCGCGGATGGGAGAAGGAGACCGAGAACAGGGACTACGCTAGGATCATCCCTATGACGGACCGTCTCTGTTACTGTGCGTCAATGACATATTCACATCTCTACTGCATGACAGTGGAGAAGGCACTGGGAATCGACATCCCCGAGAAGGCCAAGTACATCCGTATCGTGGCCGACGAGGTTTGCCGTATCCAGTCACACCTGATGTGGCTCGCCGCGGTCGGTACCGACATGGGTAACCTGACCGTCTTCCTGTGGGCCATGAGGGAGAGGGAGTACTTCCTCGATCTCAACGTCAAGCTCTGCGGTCAGAGGATGACCACCAACTTCCCCCGTATCGGAGGTGTCAGGAACGACACGACCGAGCTGTTCGACAGGGATATCCTGAGGACAGTCGACAGGTTCGAGAAGGCCATGTGGGACATCATCTACCTGATCGACGACTCGTCCGTCTTCGTATCAAGGATGAGGAAGATCAGCTACCTGACACGCGAGCAGTGTGCCAACATGGGTCTTACGGGTCCCGCAATGAGGGGCTGCGGAGTCGATTTCGATATCCGCCGTGACGACCCCTACGACAACTACGACAAGGTGGACTTCGAGGTCCCTGTCCTCAACAAGGAGAGCAAGGTCGGAGACACCTACGACAGGTACATGATCCGTATCGAGGAGATGTTCCAGTCCTGCGACATCATCAGGCAGGCGGTCCAGAAGATCAATGCTCTGGGTAAGAACGCACCCTACAGGATCAAGACCCCCACCAAGGTCCCCGCCGGAACCACATTCGGAAGGCTCGAGGATCCCCGTGGAGAGTCCATCATGTATCTGGCATCGGACGGAACGGACAAGCCTTACAGGCTCAAGGTCCGCAGTCCGATCTTTACGAACGTTTCATGCTCCAAGGTCATGTGCCAAGGTGTCAGGATCGCCGATGTTCCGGCCGTCCTCGCACAGATCGACATGTGCCTCGGAGAGACGGACAGGTGA
- a CDS encoding F420 dehydrogenase subunit H FpoH gives MADYSSILDWINYSNPYDNPFTPFLTDNLPYDICYGLWEILGGTLAWLINLLFPDNWLSKWLLCDEVMVLFSLLLFMLVIFIVAFVVVLLNLWMERKVLGRLMDRRGTMIGMKGFLQCVADGLKTFMKENTIPAKVDKMTYMWCVSLIVGLSCFVACMVPLSDRWYVVNYDSGLLIIMAFYALAPFFILVSGWAQNNKYSLIGGLRAAELMISYEVPMLIIIATISLLAGSFNIGEIVAVQDTVWFIIPQFLGFIVFFFCAIAECERPPFDIAEAETELVEGWQTEYAGMKWGLIMLADYLRGSVSCGMVAIMFLGGWTIPFIGGTALPEIVFLIKAWFVFFLMILIRGAIARVRPDQILNLGWKVFMPLAVFNLAIAVLLKIGGVY, from the coding sequence ATGGCAGATTATTCGTCAATATTGGACTGGATCAACTACTCCAACCCTTACGACAACCCGTTCACGCCGTTCCTCACGGACAACCTGCCCTACGACATATGCTACGGACTGTGGGAGATCCTGGGCGGAACCCTCGCCTGGCTCATCAACCTTCTGTTCCCCGACAACTGGCTCTCGAAGTGGCTGCTCTGTGACGAGGTCATGGTGCTGTTCTCTCTGCTTCTGTTCATGTTGGTCATATTCATCGTGGCATTCGTCGTCGTCCTGCTGAACCTATGGATGGAGCGTAAGGTCCTCGGAAGGCTCATGGACAGACGCGGAACCATGATAGGAATGAAAGGATTCCTGCAGTGTGTCGCCGACGGTCTGAAGACCTTCATGAAGGAGAACACAATCCCCGCGAAGGTCGACAAGATGACATACATGTGGTGTGTCTCCCTTATCGTCGGTCTTTCATGTTTCGTCGCTTGTATGGTCCCCCTGTCCGACAGGTGGTACGTCGTCAACTACGACTCAGGACTTCTTATCATCATGGCGTTCTACGCCCTCGCACCGTTCTTCATCCTGGTTTCCGGATGGGCACAGAACAACAAGTACTCCCTTATCGGAGGACTGAGGGCAGCGGAACTGATGATCTCCTACGAGGTCCCGATGCTGATCATCATCGCGACGATCTCGCTCCTGGCCGGCAGCTTCAACATCGGAGAGATCGTCGCCGTTCAGGACACGGTCTGGTTCATCATCCCCCAGTTCCTCGGATTCATCGTCTTCTTCTTCTGCGCAATCGCAGAGTGTGAGAGGCCCCCCTTCGACATCGCGGAGGCAGAGACCGAGCTGGTCGAGGGATGGCAGACCGAATACGCAGGAATGAAATGGGGACTCATCATGCTCGCAGACTACCTCAGGGGATCCGTCTCCTGTGGAATGGTCGCGATCATGTTCCTCGGAGGATGGACCATCCCCTTCATCGGCGGAACGGCCCTTCCCGAGATCGTGTTCCTGATCAAGGCGTGGTTCGTCTTCTTCCTGATGATCCTCATCAGAGGAGCGATCGCCCGTGTCAGGCCCGACCAGATCCTGAACTTGGGATGGAAGGTCTTCATGCCCCTGGCGGTATTCAACCTGGCTATTGCCGTTCTCCTTAAGATCGGAGGTGTGTACTGA
- a CDS encoding F420 dehydrogenase subunit I FpoI: protein MAMKYLDKYPKNLAKSLWIMKPVVTAFKLFCKTVVHRPVTVLYPYEKEWIPENYRGRPGLRFDKCVGCGMCARMCVTQAIKLIEVDDDNGNKVMRPQINIGRCAFCGYCAEYCPVDAMTVTPIYELAEYTRYDLIYGPRRLNYENTTPGMEVKLEVTLPSDIANGNPERRVHIFDVDKPELTDSKCIGCKKCSKVCPVEAITMVEKGVNDKGRPIVRPEFDNSKCISCKNCVDACPKDALQIKEVL from the coding sequence ATGGCGATGAAATATCTTGACAAGTATCCTAAGAACCTCGCCAAGAGCCTTTGGATCATGAAGCCCGTGGTCACCGCCTTCAAGCTTTTCTGCAAGACGGTCGTCCACAGACCCGTCACCGTCCTGTACCCCTACGAGAAGGAGTGGATCCCGGAGAACTACCGTGGACGCCCCGGACTCAGGTTCGACAAGTGCGTTGGATGCGGAATGTGCGCACGCATGTGCGTCACGCAGGCCATCAAGCTCATCGAGGTCGACGACGACAACGGCAACAAGGTCATGAGGCCCCAGATCAACATCGGAAGGTGCGCATTCTGCGGATACTGCGCAGAGTACTGCCCCGTCGACGCCATGACGGTCACGCCGATCTACGAGCTCGCGGAGTACACCAGGTACGATCTGATCTACGGACCCAGAAGGCTCAATTATGAGAACACGACCCCCGGAATGGAGGTCAAACTTGAGGTGACCCTCCCCTCGGACATCGCCAACGGCAATCCCGAGAGGCGCGTGCACATCTTCGATGTGGACAAGCCGGAGCTCACCGACAGCAAGTGCATCGGATGTAAGAAGTGCTCCAAGGTCTGCCCCGTCGAGGCCATCACGATGGTCGAGAAGGGTGTCAACGACAAGGGAAGGCCTATCGTTCGTCCGGAATTCGACAACAGCAAGTGCATCTCATGCAAGAACTGCGTGGACGCCTGTCCTAAGGATGCGCTTCAGATCAAGGAGGTGCTCTGA
- a CDS encoding F420 dehydrogenase subunit J FpoJ, with translation MGVIWDALTWLWNGLVDFADYTYYNLDLLAFLILAAVTILAALYVVHDKEVMHSAFYLALVFFCVGLFYFFLEAEFLGVIQMLVYVGAITILFAFSVMLTRRYIVTKEDESDE, from the coding sequence ATGGGTGTCATTTGGGATGCTCTCACGTGGCTCTGGAACGGACTCGTGGATTTCGCGGATTACACATACTACAATCTCGATCTCCTCGCATTCCTGATCCTGGCCGCTGTGACAATACTGGCGGCTCTGTATGTCGTACATGACAAGGAGGTCATGCACAGCGCGTTCTACCTGGCATTGGTGTTCTTCTGCGTGGGACTCTTCTACTTCTTCCTTGAAGCGGAGTTCCTCGGAGTCATCCAGATGCTGGTGTACGTCGGTGCGATCACCATCCTGTTCGCATTCAGCGTCATGCTTACTAGAAGATATATCGTAACAAAGGAGGATGAGTCCGATGAGTAA
- a CDS encoding F420 dehydrogenase subunit J FpoJ, with the protein MSKRTTTGLLVAGLMLVVLVGGIMTANMETASDVPVELETFSDNIWDGDELSQNSLPYVIFEQYGFVLIPLAILMFGAMVGGVVISKEEVEE; encoded by the coding sequence ATGAGTAAGAGGACAACAACCGGTCTGCTCGTCGCGGGCCTCATGCTCGTTGTGCTGGTCGGAGGAATCATGACCGCCAACATGGAGACGGCCTCTGACGTTCCCGTTGAGCTGGAGACATTCAGCGACAACATCTGGGACGGGGACGAGCTCTCCCAGAACAGCCTTCCGTACGTCATATTCGAGCAGTACGGATTCGTGCTCATACCCCTGGCCATACTGATGTTCGGTGCAATGGTCGGCGGTGTGGTCATTTCGAAAGAGGAGGTCGAAGAATGA
- a CDS encoding F420 dehydrogenase subunit K FpoK, which yields MIPMEYFLVLSAILFVIGAYGVLTKSNAIVVLMCIELMLNAANINFVTFAAYNVDIIGQAFVIMSISVAAAEVAVGIAILLNAYKHRKTTELDDAELTTMRW from the coding sequence ATGATCCCGATGGAGTATTTCCTCGTCCTCTCGGCGATCCTGTTCGTCATCGGTGCGTACGGGGTCCTCACAAAGAGCAACGCGATCGTCGTCCTGATGTGTATCGAGCTCATGCTCAACGCCGCGAACATCAACTTCGTGACGTTCGCAGCATACAACGTGGACATCATCGGACAGGCGTTCGTCATCATGTCGATCTCCGTGGCAGCCGCAGAGGTGGCCGTCGGTATCGCCATCCTGCTCAACGCATACAAGCACAGGAAGACAACCGAGCTCGACGATGCCGAGCTCACGACGATGAGGTGGTAA
- a CDS encoding F420 dehydrogenase subunit L FpoL, which yields MIVEFTWLVPFIPMMCFLIIGIIGRKTPEKGGYIAIGGALAAFLVAVGVSYEYLTSDAYAAGQPIYESIRWFAIGDYTLNLGYYVDGLTCAMMLFSSFISTLIFIYSIGYMHDQGERKNRYYAEVSLFLTGMLGLIVSSNFLELFIFWEVMGLCSYLLIGFWSFRHDLGDEASANAASAAKKAFLVTRMGDVCLMGGLFVFLNLFHSLDYTTLFESAEAVAAANPEMMTLGLLLMFGGVIGKSAQFPLHDWLPDAMAGPTTVSSLIHAATMVKAGVYLVARGFPLYVMDANVMLFVGIIGGLTAFIAATMALNNMNIKKVLAYSTVSQLGYMILALGAGGYLWALGYEELGALGFFAGCFHMINHAFFKALLFMGSGSVIHGCGTEDMRLMGGLFKKMKITATTMLFGCLSIAGIPIFSGFWSKDLVIDVAMAAFNNGTGDAATWFIVLWILAVITAFMTAFYMFRMWFMTFLGEPRENALHCHGESPKTMTMPLVILAVFALISGLFMFFGLDGMLAFQGVQIDGVEHGIELFTNPFTYLTLALAAVGIGIAYLMYVKKTLNPGKFNKNGESWLYKALAKRWWFPDMYNQISWKVGYGVAKGVNYIDRQIVDGTVNGLSGAVVGGGDVMSKVQTGHVQDYSSIVMLGVSVLSVLFLVLVLVLGGALA from the coding sequence ATGATCGTTGAATTCACATGGTTAGTACCCTTCATCCCGATGATGTGCTTCCTGATCATAGGAATAATCGGAAGGAAGACCCCCGAGAAGGGAGGTTACATCGCGATCGGCGGAGCGCTCGCAGCGTTCCTCGTCGCGGTAGGAGTCTCCTACGAGTACCTCACCAGCGACGCCTACGCGGCCGGACAGCCCATCTACGAGTCCATCCGCTGGTTCGCGATCGGTGACTACACCCTCAACCTCGGATACTACGTCGACGGCCTCACATGCGCTATGATGCTGTTCTCGTCCTTCATCTCCACACTGATCTTCATCTATTCGATCGGATACATGCACGACCAGGGAGAGAGGAAGAACAGGTACTATGCAGAGGTCTCGCTGTTCCTTACCGGAATGCTCGGACTGATCGTCTCAAGCAACTTCCTCGAGCTGTTCATCTTCTGGGAAGTCATGGGACTCTGTTCCTACCTGCTGATCGGATTCTGGTCCTTCAGGCACGACCTGGGAGACGAGGCATCCGCCAACGCAGCTTCCGCAGCGAAGAAGGCATTCCTCGTCACCCGTATGGGAGACGTGTGCCTGATGGGAGGACTGTTCGTCTTCCTCAACCTGTTCCACAGCCTCGACTACACGACCCTCTTCGAGTCAGCAGAGGCTGTCGCAGCCGCGAACCCCGAGATGATGACCCTTGGTCTCCTCCTCATGTTCGGAGGAGTCATCGGTAAGAGCGCTCAGTTCCCGCTGCACGACTGGCTCCCCGACGCGATGGCCGGTCCTACCACCGTATCGTCACTCATCCACGCCGCGACAATGGTCAAGGCCGGAGTGTACCTTGTGGCAAGGGGCTTCCCGCTGTACGTCATGGACGCCAACGTAATGCTCTTCGTCGGAATCATCGGAGGACTCACCGCATTCATCGCGGCCACGATGGCTCTGAACAACATGAACATCAAGAAGGTCCTCGCATACTCCACCGTCTCACAGCTCGGATACATGATCCTCGCTCTCGGAGCCGGCGGATACCTCTGGGCACTCGGATACGAGGAGCTCGGAGCGCTCGGATTCTTCGCAGGATGCTTCCACATGATCAACCACGCCTTCTTCAAGGCCCTCCTGTTCATGGGCTCCGGTTCCGTCATCCACGGATGCGGAACAGAGGACATGAGGCTCATGGGCGGCCTGTTCAAGAAGATGAAGATCACGGCAACGACAATGCTCTTTGGATGTCTGTCCATCGCCGGAATCCCCATATTCAGCGGATTCTGGTCCAAGGATCTCGTCATCGATGTGGCAATGGCGGCGTTCAACAACGGCACCGGAGACGCGGCGACCTGGTTCATCGTCCTCTGGATCCTGGCGGTCATCACAGCCTTCATGACTGCGTTCTACATGTTCCGCATGTGGTTCATGACCTTCCTCGGAGAGCCCCGCGAGAACGCGCTGCACTGCCACGGTGAGTCACCCAAGACGATGACCATGCCCCTCGTGATCCTGGCGGTATTCGCTCTCATCAGCGGTCTGTTCATGTTCTTCGGACTTGACGGAATGCTCGCATTCCAGGGAGTCCAGATCGACGGAGTCGAGCATGGAATCGAACTCTTCACGAACCCGTTCACATACCTCACCCTCGCGCTCGCGGCGGTCGGTATCGGAATCGCATACCTCATGTACGTGAAGAAGACACTCAACCCCGGAAAGTTCAACAAGAACGGAGAGTCATGGCTCTACAAGGCACTCGCCAAGAGATGGTGGTTCCCCGACATGTACAACCAGATCTCATGGAAGGTCGGTTATGGTGTCGCCAAGGGAGTCAACTACATCGACAGGCAGATCGTCGACGGAACCGTCAACGGTCTCTCCGGAGCGGTCGTCGGAGGCGGAGACGTCATGAGCAAGGTCCAGACCGGACACGTTCAGGACTACTCCTCCATCGTCATGCTCGGAGTCTCGGTGCTTTCAGTGCTCTTCCTTGTACTCGTTCTGGTATTAGGAGGTGCATTGGCATGA
- a CDS encoding F420 dehydrogenase subunit M FpoM produces the protein MILSALIIVPLIGAILSLLMGGSREKLAKYVAIAFSAITLVMAVLLTFGMFGDFADLSESFVWISNDAFVINYALAVDGLSILMVFLTALLVLLVNIFSLDEHRENNNYFYALIMAMEVGLLGVYMAADYFLFYIMWEVTLIPMYFMISWYGGPRRHYSAIKFFIYTHVASLVMLIGIFAMGYMSVAPGEAVDMSFEAVKAGIGSASLGLQSLVFALLFFGFMVKMPSVPFHTWLPDAHTEAPTEGSVLLAGVMLKMGSYGIIRICVEALPDAAAYWQWVIIAIAIISIIYGAYGCIAQTDLKKMVAFSSISHMGMVMLGIGCLSDAGITFAVFQMFAHGLITAMLFMVCGMTGHKVGTREIPLLGGLAGRMPVYATFMMIAFMASLGLPGLVGFWGEFPVIMAFYEFILANDVLWMLLFCMLSLMLTAGYYLWAMQRTLFGPETTKIDLSKAHDVGHFEFAALLILSILVAFFGVWPDAALQFIEPYTDLLMGVI, from the coding sequence ATGATACTATCAGCTCTGATCATCGTACCCCTGATAGGTGCAATTCTGTCCCTGCTCATGGGCGGATCCAGGGAGAAGCTCGCGAAATACGTCGCGATCGCCTTCTCCGCGATCACGCTCGTCATGGCGGTGCTGCTCACCTTCGGAATGTTCGGTGACTTCGCGGACCTTTCGGAATCCTTCGTATGGATCTCCAACGATGCATTCGTCATCAACTACGCCCTCGCAGTGGACGGTCTCAGCATCCTCATGGTGTTCCTGACCGCACTGCTCGTGCTCCTCGTCAACATATTCTCGTTGGACGAGCACAGGGAGAACAACAACTACTTCTACGCCCTGATCATGGCGATGGAGGTCGGACTCCTCGGCGTCTACATGGCCGCGGACTACTTCCTCTTCTACATCATGTGGGAGGTCACCCTCATCCCGATGTACTTCATGATCTCATGGTACGGAGGACCTCGCAGGCACTACTCTGCGATCAAGTTCTTCATCTACACTCACGTGGCGTCCCTGGTCATGCTCATCGGTATCTTCGCGATGGGATACATGTCCGTAGCGCCCGGAGAGGCAGTCGACATGTCCTTCGAGGCAGTCAAGGCCGGAATCGGTTCGGCATCGCTCGGACTCCAGTCCCTGGTGTTCGCCCTGCTGTTCTTCGGATTCATGGTCAAGATGCCGTCCGTTCCCTTCCACACATGGCTTCCGGATGCCCACACAGAGGCACCCACCGAGGGATCCGTCCTTCTGGCCGGAGTCATGCTTAAGATGGGATCCTACGGTATCATACGCATCTGTGTCGAGGCACTGCCCGACGCTGCCGCATACTGGCAGTGGGTGATCATCGCGATCGCCATCATATCCATAATCTACGGAGCCTACGGATGTATCGCTCAGACCGACCTGAAGAAGATGGTCGCATTCTCGTCCATCAGCCACATGGGAATGGTCATGCTCGGTATCGGATGCCTTTCCGACGCCGGAATAACATTCGCGGTCTTCCAGATGTTCGCACACGGTCTCATCACCGCCATGCTGTTTATGGTGTGCGGTATGACCGGACACAAGGTAGGAACCAGAGAGATCCCCCTCCTGGGAGGTCTCGCAGGAAGGATGCCCGTCTACGCGACCTTCATGATGATCGCGTTCATGGCGTCCCTCGGACTGCCCGGACTCGTAGGATTCTGGGGAGAGTTCCCTGTCATCATGGCGTTCTACGAGTTCATCCTCGCGAACGACGTGCTCTGGATGCTCCTGTTCTGTATGCTGTCCCTCATGCTGACCGCAGGATACTACCTGTGGGCAATGCAGAGGACCCTGTTCGGACCCGAGACAACCAAGATCGACCTCAGCAAGGCACACGACGTCGGACACTTCGAGTTCGCCGCACTGCTGATCCTCTCGATCCTGGTCGCATTCTTCGGAGTCTGGCCTGACGCAGCACTGCAGTTCATCGAACCATACACCGACCTGTTGATGGGGGTGATCTGA